TGAGCCCGGCTGGCAATCGATGGAATCCCGATGCGATGGCACAATCGTTCTCGCTTGCGAACATCGTGCCGCAGAATCGCGAGAACAACCAGCGCCTGTGGTCGCGCCTCGAAACGGCCGTGCGCAAGATCGCCGTCAAATACGACGACACGTACGTCGTCACCGGCCCGATGTTCATCGGCTCGCAGTTGCAGACCATCGGACCGACGCGCGTGTTCGTGCCGACACAGCTGTTCAAGGTCGTCTACGTGCCGTCGAAGAAACTGGCGTTCGCGATCGTCGCGGACAACGTGGCCACCAACAGCTACGAAGTGAAGTCGGTGCATGAACTCGAAGCGATGAGCGGCATCCGCTTTCCGGGCATTCCGGAAAATCTCAAGGACCAGCATCCGGGAGGACTGAAAGGTGTTTAAAGCCTATTCGAACGACGACGACGTGCTCAACATCCAGGGCGACGCGCTGACGGTGTCGAACGGCACCACGCGCGTGGTGCTCAATGGCACGCTCGACATCACGAAGGACAAGCGCGGATTGAAAGCGGCGCTCGCGCTGAAGGAAGCGCTCGACAGCATCGTCGCCGCGCTTCAGGCCGAGCCGACATTGCCGGAGCAGGTCAAGGAAGAGCCCGACGCGAAGCCGGGTGTGGTCGACAATCCGT
This genomic interval from Paraburkholderia sabiae contains the following:
- a CDS encoding DNA/RNA non-specific endonuclease; amino-acid sequence: MKKWLVSLLIVAASCTGHAWAATSCTDFTPNAQWPVLTNAKMTPKSRMLCYSDFAVLHSGITHGPLWSAEHLTRDHIEAAKDMTRTNKFFEDARLPEGEGATLADYKRSGFDRGHMSPAGNRWNPDAMAQSFSLANIVPQNRENNQRLWSRLETAVRKIAVKYDDTYVVTGPMFIGSQLQTIGPTRVFVPTQLFKVVYVPSKKLAFAIVADNVATNSYEVKSVHELEAMSGIRFPGIPENLKDQHPGGLKGV